From Atribacterota bacterium, a single genomic window includes:
- a CDS encoding FGGY family carbohydrate kinase has product MALLTFDVGTSAVKVALFSEGGELLDSSSCPLVTRVEGRRVTQDPEVWWEGFLTGARKCLSTFHGGELFIMGTGQMEDLLLLDEEGKPLQEASLYSDSDIGDYVFPEELRRSLEEKIPNRLDNFTPLVKVMALSSSPVFQRVRFLILGAKDYVNFRLTGNSVTDPTNASTTGFFNGYAFQWVEETQAFFPLLPTLSSPTQIIGRVRKEVLPLLGLEEDLEVSVFNGIGDLGAVTLGAGVLLPGEGYGYLGTTGWMALLREAPSSSKDLFSLAFLKKGEWMVVAPLLNLGNVYQWSMKTFLQSGDYAQSEAMLSQHLTTPVQVWPYLNGERTPFRNERVRAVMARLVEGTTPGELHAACLRSLLFALRHAYEALGTEIPVLRLTGGLTRGETFVQGLSDLLRKPCQVVQEDAFAPQRGLYRLFCLHRGINPPPFLVERVYTPRDHPLLEQYYREYRNFAEKLLRGEAGVPTYL; this is encoded by the coding sequence GTGGCACTTTTAACCTTCGATGTGGGAACAAGTGCGGTGAAGGTCGCTCTTTTTTCTGAAGGGGGAGAATTATTGGACTCTTCTTCTTGTCCCCTTGTCACCCGGGTAGAGGGACGCAGGGTCACTCAGGACCCGGAGGTTTGGTGGGAGGGATTCCTTACAGGGGCTCGGAAATGTCTGAGTACTTTTCATGGCGGTGAACTTTTCATCATGGGAACCGGTCAGATGGAAGACCTGCTCCTCCTCGATGAAGAAGGAAAACCCTTGCAGGAAGCTTCCCTCTACAGCGATTCGGATATCGGGGATTACGTGTTTCCAGAAGAATTGAGGCGATCTCTGGAAGAAAAGATACCCAATCGGCTGGACAACTTTACTCCTCTAGTCAAAGTGATGGCCCTTTCTTCGTCCCCCGTTTTTCAGAGAGTTCGTTTTCTCATTCTGGGGGCCAAAGATTATGTCAATTTTCGACTTACTGGGAATTCGGTGACTGACCCCACCAATGCTTCCACCACGGGTTTTTTTAACGGTTATGCATTCCAATGGGTGGAAGAAACTCAAGCTTTCTTTCCCCTGTTACCTACTCTTTCCTCACCCACACAGATTATCGGAAGGGTGCGCAAAGAAGTTTTGCCGCTTTTGGGTTTGGAAGAAGACCTGGAAGTTTCGGTATTCAATGGAATTGGGGATCTTGGTGCGGTCACCCTGGGAGCAGGGGTGCTTCTTCCTGGGGAGGGCTATGGGTATCTGGGTACCACTGGCTGGATGGCTTTGCTCAGGGAAGCACCTTCTTCCAGTAAGGACCTTTTTTCGCTGGCTTTCCTGAAGAAAGGAGAGTGGATGGTCGTGGCACCGCTTCTCAATCTGGGGAATGTATACCAGTGGTCGATGAAAACCTTTTTGCAAAGCGGGGATTACGCGCAAAGCGAAGCGATGCTTTCCCAGCACCTTACCACTCCTGTCCAGGTCTGGCCGTATCTCAACGGGGAACGAACTCCTTTTCGTAACGAACGGGTCCGAGCGGTGATGGCACGCCTGGTAGAGGGTACTACACCAGGGGAACTCCATGCTGCTTGTTTACGGAGCCTTCTGTTTGCCCTGCGTCATGCCTATGAGGCTCTGGGGACGGAAATTCCAGTGCTACGTCTTACCGGTGGTCTTACCCGGGGAGAAACCTTTGTGCAGGGTTTAAGTGACCTTCTGCGAAAGCCCTGCCAGGTGGTACAGGAGGATGCCTTTGCACCCCAGCGGGGTCTTTATCGCCTTTTTTGTCTTCATCGAGGAATCAATCCACCCCCCTTTTTGGTCGAACGGGTCTATACGCCCCGGGATCATCCTCTCTTAGAGCAGTATTACCGGGAGTACCGAAACTTTGCTGAAAAGCTCCTTCGGGGGGAAGCCGGCGTTCCAACTTATCTTTAA
- a CDS encoding GNAT family N-acetyltransferase, with the protein MPNADILIRQAHPFEYEEAASLFLLSAPFFEDLGGEKQVQKIFACLFPKRGTLFSFEHTYLAEKDGTITGMALGYEWPQRKKEGLRTGLFLLASSGIHVFQHLRFFLNLNTVTGTFHPQGYYLSNLAVYPTYQGKSFGKQLLSFIEAIAYQRKLWCVELDVSAENHKAITIYHHLGYGVIRESRFSYRGRTLLFLRMRKIIQ; encoded by the coding sequence ATGCCCAATGCCGATATCCTGATTCGCCAGGCCCATCCCTTTGAATATGAAGAGGCTGCTTCTCTTTTCTTGCTTTCGGCTCCCTTTTTCGAAGATTTAGGTGGAGAAAAGCAGGTACAGAAAATTTTTGCCTGTCTATTCCCAAAACGAGGGACCCTTTTCAGCTTTGAACACACCTATCTGGCCGAAAAAGACGGAACCATCACCGGAATGGCTTTAGGATATGAATGGCCGCAAAGGAAAAAAGAGGGGCTTCGAACCGGACTTTTCCTCCTCGCATCATCGGGAATTCATGTTTTCCAACACCTTCGCTTTTTCTTAAATTTGAACACCGTTACGGGAACATTTCATCCTCAGGGATATTACCTCAGCAACCTCGCAGTTTATCCTACCTACCAGGGAAAAAGCTTCGGAAAACAGCTCCTTTCTTTTATTGAAGCCATAGCCTACCAAAGAAAACTCTGGTGCGTGGAACTCGACGTGAGCGCCGAAAACCACAAAGCCATTACCATTTACCACCATCTGGGCTATGGGGTTATCCGAGAATCACGATTCTCTTACCGGGGCAGAACCCTCCTCTTTCTGCGCATGAGGAAAATCATCCAGTAG